One genomic window of Ziziphus jujuba cultivar Dongzao chromosome 4, ASM3175591v1 includes the following:
- the LOC107416009 gene encoding PR5-like receptor kinase, with translation MTNSFAEIIGKGGHGCVYKGTLPDGRLVAVKLLKYSKSNGEDFISEVASIGRTSHINMVNLLGFYYERNKKALIYELMPNGSLDKFIFNQEDGSTTRSLEWNTLYEIALGVARGLECLHRGCNTRILHVDIKPQNILLDENFCPKISDFGLAKLWLNKESIVSMMGARGTAGYIAPEVFSRNFGGVSHKSDVYSYGMLVLEMVGGRRNIDPRPSHTSEIYFPYWIYEDVELGKDLRVLGVTTEEEKEIARKMLLVSFWCIQTNPSDRPPMSKVVDMLEGDLQHVQILPKPFLFSPARSPQQSTESS, from the coding sequence ATGACAAACTCATTTGCAGAAATAATAGGGAAAGGAGGACATGGTTGTGTATACAAAGGAACACTACCTGATGGTCGCCTTGTTGCAGTGAAACTTCTAAAATATTCCAAAAGCAATGGAGAAGATTTTATAAGTGAAGTTGCTAGCATTGGTAGAACTTCTCATATTAACATGGTCAATCTTCTTGGGTTTTATTATGAGAGGAATAAGAAAGCCTTGATTTATGAGTTAATGCCTAATGGTTCACttgataaattcatatttaatcaAGAAGATGGGAGTACAACCAGGAGCCTAGAATGGAATACATTGTATGAAATTGCTCTTGGTGTTGCACGAGGACTAGAATGCTTGCATCGTGGCTGTAACACAAGGATTTTGCATGTCGACATAAAGCCTCAAAACATTCTTTTGGATGaaaatttttgtccaaaaatatcAGATTTTGGTCTAGCCAAATTATGGTTAAACAAGGAGAGTATTGTATCAATGATGGGTGCCAGAGGAACTGCAGGGTATATAGCACCGGAAGTATTCAGTCGGAATTTTGGTGGTGTGTCTCATAAATCTGATGTTTATAGTTATGGAATGTTGGTTCTTGAAATGGTTGGAGGAAGAAGGAATATTGATCCTAGACCTTCTCATACTAGTGAAATTTACTTTCCTTATTGGATTTATGAAGATGTGGAATTGGGTAAAGATTTAAGAGTCTTGGGAGTCACaacagaggaagaaaaagaaatagcaaGGAAGATGCTATTAGTGAGCTTTTGGTGCATTCAGACAAATCCATCAGATCGACCACCAATGAGTAAGGTTGTAGATATGCTAGAAGGAGACCTTCAACATGTCCAGATTCTACCAAAGCCATTCTTGTTTTCTCCAGCAAGATCCCCTCAACAATCCACAGAATCatcataa
- the LOC107416039 gene encoding uncharacterized protein LOC107416039 — translation MGGVTSSIAAKFAFFPPNPPSYKVISDESSGGKLVIPDVPRRDDVDVLKLKTRRGNEIVAIHVKHPKASATLLYSHGNAADLGQMFELFVELSARLRVNLMGYDYSGYGQSTGKPTECNTYADIDAAYKCLKEQYGVKDEQLILYGQSVGSGPTVDLASRLTTLRGVVLHSPILSGLRVLYPVKRTFWFDIYKNIDKISMVSCPVLVIHGTSDEVVDWSHGKQLWELCNEKYEPLWISGGGHCNLELYPEFLKQLKKFVQTLGKSKPGGTNGLKKSTVESDNQSKQSESGTSDTFELGTDLPEVSRNSLDSRLEKTKKSNKPEKSRMSTDRVDRFRRRKGLVW, via the exons ATGGGCGGAGTTACATCGTCAATCGCCGCCAAATTCGCCTTCTTTCCGCCTAATCCGCCGTCGTACAAAGTGATCTCCGACGAGTCGTCTGGTGGCAAACTTGTAATTCCAGATGTCCCCAGGAGAGACGATGTTGATGTTCTCAAGCTCAAGACTCGTCGTGGTAATGAAATTGTGGCCATTCACGTCAAGCATCCCAAGGCTTCTGCTACTCTGCTCTACTCCCATGGAAATGCTGCTGATTTGGGCCAGATGTTCGAGCTCTTTGTCGAATTGAGTGCTCGTCTTCGCGTTAACTTGATGGG GTATGACTACTCTGGCTATGGACAATCTACTGGAAAG CCAACAGAATGCAATACATATGCAGACATTGATGCAGCATATAAATGCCTCAAGGAGCAGTATGGGGTTAAAGATgaacaattaatattatatggtCAGTCTGTTGGTAGTGGTCCAACAGTTGATCTTGCATCACGTTTAACCACCTTGAGAGGCGTTGTTTTACATAGTCCAATTTTGTCTGGCCTTAGGGTGTTGTACCCCGTCAAGCGGACATTCTGGTTTGACATTTACAAG AACATTGACAAAATCAGTATGGTGAGCTGTCCTGTTCTGGTTATACAT GGGACATCTGATGAAGTTGTAGATTGGTCTCACGGAAAGCAGCTTTGGGAGCTTTGCAATGAAAAGTACGAACCTTTATGGATTAGCGGGGGTGGACACTGTAATCTTGAGCTTTACCCAGAATTCCTTAAACAACTAAAGAAATTTGTACAGACCCTTGGCAAATCAAAACCGGGTGGCACAAATGGTCTGAAAAAGAGTACGGTAGAATCTGACAATCAGAGCAAGCAGTCGGAGTCTGGAACCTCAGATACATTCGAGTTGGGTACTGACCTTCCAGAAGTTTCTAGAAACAGTTTAGATAGTCGACTTGAGAAGACTAAAAAGTCAAACAAGCCTGAAAAGTCCCGGATGAGCACTGACCGAGTTGACAGGTTTAGGAGAAGAAAGGGTTTAGTTTGGTGA
- the LOC107415978 gene encoding LEAF RUST 10 DISEASE-RESISTANCE LOCUS RECEPTOR-LIKE PROTEIN KINASE-like 2.5 isoform X1, which translates to MHPLIPTRSHLLLLLVVAVILSIHGPPSSSANEYDDCGRLFECGSIRVGYPFWRSNRPKHCGYPDFRLTCPAANVTLLSIFSEDYRVLKIDEDAGTMDAVRNEYRTDVCLDGQTQPKNTTIQQSGLFTNTSDTEDLRLFYSCNSQLGATLPNHFNCSPSINYYFTQAQIASYRNLPPGANVIEILLGSCAQNVLVPVFKTQAILLQSATMTALPIANVITAVSTGFRSSWNATIKAQCDRCLTQNSTNRCGFSTTSNEFTCYQSLGGSPESSPNRNLIIGISAAVVGLLIIFVIFLSIYKREAIIFWNKEKTEEFDVEAFIRNYTSFAPKRYTHSHVKKMTNSFTNVIGKGGFGCVYKGTLPDGRLVAVKVLKESKHNGEDFINEVASMGRTSHVNIVTLVGFCYERNKRALIYDFMSNGSLDKFIFNQEDGNTTRCLNWKTLYEIALGVARGLEYLHRGCNTRILHFDIKPQNILLDKDFCPKISDFGLAKLWLNKESIVSMMGARGTAGYISPEVFSRNFGGVSHKSDVYSYGMLVLEMVGGRRNIDPRVSHTSEIYFPFWICEDVDLGKDLRVLGVTTEEEKEIARKMLLVSFWCIQTNPSDRPPMSKVVDMLEGDLQHVQIPPKPFLFSPERSPQQSTESS; encoded by the exons ATGCATCCCTTAATTCCCACCAGAAGCCACCTCCTGCTTCTTCTGGTTGTTGCAGTGATCTTGTCAATACATGGTCCACCATCTTCGTCCGCGAACGAATACGACGACTGTGGCAGACTCTTTGAATGCGGAAGTATCCGGGTAGGTTATCCCTTCTGGAGATCCAATCGACCGAAACACTGTGGCTACCCTGATTTCCGGTTGACCTGCCCCGCTGCCAACGTGACACTGCTCTCAATCTTTTCTGAGGATTATCGAGTTCTTAAAATCGATGAAGATGCGGGTACCATGGACGCTGTGAGGAATGAATACCGGACCGATGTTTGTCTTGATGGTCAAACACAGCCCAAAAACACTACCATACAACAGAGCGGTTTATTCACCAATACCTCAGATACTGAAGACCTGAGGCTGTTCTATTCCTGCAATTCCCAATTGGGTGCCACTTTGCCAAACCATTTCAATTGCAGTCCATCTATTAATTACTATTTCACACAAGCCCAAATAGCTTCATATCGTAACCTTCCACCTGGAGCTAATGTAATTGAGATTCTCCTTGGAAGTTGTGCACAAAATGTTTTGGTCCCTGTTTTCAAAACACAAGCCATCCTTTTACAATCGGCGACTATGACTGCTCTACCAATAGCGAATGTGATAACGGCGGTGAGTACTGGGTTTCGGTCGTCGTGGAATGCCACTATTAAAGCTCAGTGCGATAGATGCCTAACCCAAAACAGTACTAATCGCTGCGGCTTCAGTACTACTTCAAATGAATTCACCTGCTATCAATCTCTAGGCGGCAGCCCAG AATCTTCTCCTAACCGTAATTTGATCATAG GCATTTCAGCAGCTGTGGTAGGGCTTCtgataatttttgtaatatttctgTCTATCTACAAGAGAGAAGCAATTATCTTTtggaataaagaaaaaacagaggAGTTTGATGTGGAGGCATTTATAAGGAATTATACTTCATTTGCTCCAAAGCGATACACTCATTCACACGTCAAGAAAATGACAAACTCATTTACGAACGTGATTGGGAAAGGAGGATTTGGTTGTGTGTACAAAGGAACACTACCTGATGGTCGCCTTGTTGCAGTGAAAGTCCTAAAAGAGTCCAAGCATAATGGAGAAGATTTTATTAATGAAGTTGCTAGTATGGGTAGAACTTCTCATGTTAATATAGTTACTCTTGTTGGATTCTGTTATGAGAGGAACAAGAGAGccttgatttatgattttatgtCCAATGGTTCACttgataaattcatatttaatcaAGAAGATGGGAATACAACCCGATGCTTAAATTGGAAAACATTGTATGAAATTGCTCTTGGCGTTGCACGAGGACTAGAATATTTGCATCGTGGTTGTAACACAAGGATTTTGCATTTTGACATAAAGCCTCAAAACATTCTTTTGGATAAagatttttgtccaaaaatatcAGATTTTGGTCTGGCCAAATTATGGTTAAACAAGGAGAGTATTGTGTCAATGATGGGTGCCAGAGGAACTGCAGGGTATATATCACCGGAGGTCTTCAGTCGGAATTTTGGTGGAGTGTCTCATAAATCTGATGTTTATAGTTATGGAATGTTGGTTCTTGAAATGGTTGGAGGAAGAAGGAATATTGATCCTAGAGTTTCTCATACTAGCGAAATTTACTTTCCTTTTTGGATTTGTGAAGATGTGGATTTGGGTAAAGATTTAAGAGTCTTGGGAGTCACaacagaggaagaaaaagaaatagcaaGGAAGATGCTGTTAGTGAGCTTTTGGTGCATTCAGACAAATCCATCAGATCGACCACCAATGAGTAAGGTTGTAGATATGCTGGAAGGAGACCTTCAACATGTCCAGATTCCACCAAAGCCGTTCTTGTTTTCTCCGGAAAGATCCCCTCAACAATCCACAGAATCATCATAA